A single Streptomyces sannanensis DNA region contains:
- a CDS encoding glycosyltransferase has translation MKVLHIITGLGVGGAEQQLRLLLRHLPVRCDVVTLTNPGTVAEGITADGGRVAHLGMGGNRDLTALARLTRLVRRGRYDVVHTHLYRACVYGRLAARLAGVRTVVATEHSLGAAQIEGRPLRAGVRSLYLATERLSTATVAVSATVAQRLRDWGVPPPRIHVVPNGIEAHRFRYDSAARRAVRDRIGLPHDAFVVGGVGRLAEGKRFDILVRAVAALPGARLLVVGEGPERARLHELAGRLGAADRVLLTGACEDPPRRAVEPGLPGLLSAMDVFVSASPEEAFGLAVVEALAAGLPVLHVTCPAVDDLPPDAAPGAHRVTGTEDGIRDALRLLRAGSRTRRLPVPAAVGHYDIAHTAERLMSVYTQAHPHAEKSPRCPG, from the coding sequence ATGAAGGTGCTGCACATCATCACCGGCCTCGGCGTCGGCGGCGCCGAGCAGCAGCTGCGGCTGCTGCTGCGGCACCTGCCGGTGCGTTGCGACGTCGTCACCCTCACCAACCCCGGCACCGTCGCCGAGGGCATCACCGCCGACGGCGGGCGGGTCGCGCACCTCGGCATGGGCGGCAACCGCGACCTGACCGCCCTCGCCCGGCTCACCCGGCTCGTCCGCCGCGGCCGGTACGACGTCGTCCACACCCACCTCTACCGCGCCTGTGTGTACGGGCGGCTCGCGGCCCGGCTTGCCGGGGTCCGTACGGTCGTCGCCACCGAACACTCCCTGGGCGCCGCGCAGATCGAGGGCCGCCCGCTCCGGGCCGGCGTCCGGTCCCTCTACCTCGCCACCGAACGGCTCTCCACCGCGACCGTCGCCGTCTCGGCGACCGTCGCCCAGCGGCTGCGGGACTGGGGCGTGCCCCCGCCGCGCATCCATGTCGTCCCCAACGGCATCGAGGCGCATCGTTTCCGCTACGACTCCGCGGCCCGCCGGGCCGTGCGCGACCGGATCGGGCTGCCGCACGACGCGTTCGTCGTGGGCGGGGTCGGCCGGCTCGCCGAGGGCAAGCGGTTCGACATCCTCGTACGGGCCGTGGCCGCGCTGCCCGGCGCCCGGCTCCTGGTGGTCGGCGAAGGGCCGGAGAGGGCACGGCTCCACGAGCTGGCCGGCCGGCTCGGCGCCGCGGACCGGGTGCTGCTCACCGGCGCCTGCGAGGACCCGCCGCGGCGGGCCGTGGAGCCGGGGCTGCCGGGGCTGCTCTCCGCCATGGACGTGTTCGTGTCCGCCTCGCCCGAGGAGGCCTTCGGCCTCGCGGTCGTCGAGGCCCTGGCCGCCGGTCTGCCCGTGCTGCATGTCACCTGTCCCGCCGTCGACGACCTCCCCCCGGACGCGGCCCCCGGAGCCCATCGGGTCACCGGCACCGAGGACGGGATCCGCGACGCCCTGCGCCTGCTGCGGGCCGGGAGCCGCACCCGTCGGCTGCCCGTTCCCGCGGCCGTCGGGCACTACGACATCGCGCACACCGCGGAACGGCTCATGTCCGTCTACACACAAGCCCACCCCCACGCCGAAAAGAGCCCCCGATGCCCCGGATGA